One genomic region from Thalassotalea sp. PS06 encodes:
- a CDS encoding DUF2182 domain-containing protein, whose product MSINLHRLFVITTLVFVIYLCWHYMLFGMTMNMDPVATWQSSDIFLLFLMWAIMMAGMMLPSAMPVILLIDKVNQKRQSNHQTYTPTLFFALGYLLAWTVYSVLVTFLQYWLHHQALLTPMMDSANAYFSAAILIVAGAYQFSPWKQQCLKYCRSPMTIISKGWEQGIKGGLKLGFVHGSYCVGCCWFLMAILFVTGVMNLQWILILALLVLIEKVAPKGAQFSKVIGVLLIAYGISYLL is encoded by the coding sequence CCTTTGCTGGCACTACATGCTGTTCGGCATGACCATGAATATGGATCCCGTCGCCACCTGGCAAAGTAGTGATATTTTTCTGTTATTCCTGATGTGGGCGATTATGATGGCGGGAATGATGCTGCCTTCAGCGATGCCGGTCATTCTCCTTATCGATAAAGTTAATCAAAAGCGGCAAAGTAATCATCAAACCTATACACCAACGCTGTTTTTCGCACTCGGCTATTTGCTAGCCTGGACCGTTTACTCCGTATTAGTGACCTTCTTGCAATACTGGCTGCACCATCAGGCGTTGTTAACGCCGATGATGGATAGCGCCAATGCCTATTTCAGCGCAGCAATTCTCATCGTCGCCGGAGCCTATCAATTTAGTCCGTGGAAACAGCAATGTCTGAAATACTGTCGTTCGCCAATGACCATCATCAGCAAAGGCTGGGAACAAGGCATTAAGGGTGGTCTGAAATTAGGATTCGTCCATGGTAGCTACTGCGTTGGCTGTTGCTGGTTTTTAATGGCAATTTTGTTCGTTACTGGCGTAATGAACCTGCAGTGGATATTGATTCTGGCCCTGTTGGTACTGATTGAAAAAGTCGCGCCAAAAGGCGCACAATTTAGCAAAGTTATTGGTGTGTTATTGATAGCTTACGGCATCAGCTATTTACTCTAA
- a CDS encoding sulfotransferase family protein, translated as MNQIASKHSDNKSQQAVIVVGMHRSGTSALSGELSRLGVFMGKHLLKPQKGVNDKGFYENARLLELNEELLDQNHLSWDYPLLPPCVPESIHETFKSKSLKFIEREYGTSPLWGMKDPRVSILLPFWHDVFQSATVNPVYVLMIRNPLEVAASLHKRDKFSQDKSLMLWLNYNFFSYLYSANSARVIIDFEQLLENPKKAIAPLIACLDVKVENSRAESFIDKGLKRQVVVDNHVSGILPTLAMSLYQAITTNDKDQVEALFEQYQVYQSSIHPVLKEHLHQVQASEVHFRHRFENLYESVTWQLVRPLKKLESMLTTREF; from the coding sequence ATGAATCAAATCGCCTCAAAACACTCAGATAACAAATCGCAACAGGCTGTGATTGTCGTGGGAATGCATCGCAGCGGAACCTCAGCGCTGTCCGGAGAATTATCCCGCCTAGGTGTGTTTATGGGTAAACACTTATTGAAGCCACAAAAAGGCGTCAATGATAAGGGGTTTTATGAAAATGCCCGGCTGCTTGAGTTAAACGAAGAGCTGCTTGATCAAAACCACTTAAGTTGGGATTACCCGCTTCTGCCGCCCTGTGTCCCCGAGTCCATTCATGAAACGTTTAAAAGTAAATCGTTGAAATTTATAGAAAGAGAATACGGCACGTCGCCTTTATGGGGTATGAAAGATCCCAGAGTCTCAATATTGTTGCCGTTTTGGCACGATGTTTTTCAATCTGCAACCGTTAATCCGGTTTATGTACTGATGATCCGTAACCCCCTTGAGGTTGCCGCATCACTGCACAAACGGGACAAATTTAGTCAGGACAAGAGCCTGATGCTCTGGCTAAATTATAACTTTTTCAGTTATCTGTACTCTGCAAATAGTGCTCGGGTTATTATTGATTTCGAGCAATTGCTAGAGAACCCGAAAAAAGCCATCGCGCCATTAATTGCTTGTCTGGATGTTAAAGTTGAAAACTCAAGAGCAGAAAGCTTTATTGATAAGGGGCTGAAGCGACAGGTGGTGGTAGACAATCATGTGAGTGGAATTTTGCCGACCCTTGCGATGTCGCTATATCAGGCAATAACCACTAATGATAAAGATCAGGTAGAAGCCTTATTTGAACAGTATCAGGTTTACCAGTCGAGCATTCATCCGGTATTAAAAGAACACCTGCATCAGGTGCAGGCGAGTGAAGTACATTTTCGCCATCGTTTTGAGAACCTCTATGAGAGCGTAACCTGGCAGTTAGTACGGCCCCTGAAAAAGCTCGAGAGCATGCTGACTACGCGAGAATTTTAA
- a CDS encoding glycosyltransferase family 2 protein: protein MNNNKAQPLVSVITPVYNGEKYLPKTIASILEQDYENLELILVNDGSSDGSANLLESIKEQDPRIKVFHQSNAGVGAARNYAVAQAKGELIAFCDQDDLWHREKLAKQVPLFENPKVGLVYCGALSEYTERQSIHTPTFENKYRGDVFEHLIRLNMLTCCTGVIRKSLFEYVGGFDESKDLMGVDDWHLWLKISLFAEFDFVEEHLATHVFHGTNFSQNDLAMYRAELVCMDKIQQYLDQLKLQKQIPWNKIKFSSSIRYGKSFVYCGLYNLAGDTFIQADKWVPSPKYRWLGRLLKLVPNALLRLGQQSRRLLTR from the coding sequence ATGAATAACAACAAAGCACAGCCATTAGTGTCCGTTATCACTCCGGTTTATAACGGGGAAAAATACTTACCAAAAACCATTGCCTCAATCCTTGAGCAAGACTATGAAAACTTAGAATTAATTCTGGTAAATGATGGCTCTAGTGACGGTTCAGCTAATTTACTTGAATCAATCAAAGAGCAGGATCCGCGCATTAAAGTTTTCCATCAGAGCAATGCTGGTGTTGGTGCAGCGCGAAACTATGCGGTTGCTCAGGCAAAAGGTGAACTTATCGCGTTTTGCGATCAGGACGACCTCTGGCATCGAGAGAAACTTGCCAAGCAGGTGCCACTGTTCGAGAACCCTAAAGTGGGTTTGGTTTACTGCGGCGCCCTGAGCGAATACACCGAACGACAATCGATTCATACGCCAACCTTTGAGAACAAATATCGAGGTGATGTTTTTGAACATTTAATTCGTTTGAACATGTTGACCTGTTGCACCGGTGTTATTCGTAAATCTCTGTTCGAATATGTCGGTGGTTTTGATGAATCAAAAGATTTAATGGGCGTCGATGACTGGCATCTATGGTTGAAAATCTCCTTATTTGCCGAGTTCGATTTTGTTGAAGAACATCTGGCAACTCATGTTTTTCATGGCACTAACTTTTCCCAGAATGATTTGGCTATGTATCGGGCAGAATTAGTTTGTATGGATAAAATTCAGCAATACCTCGATCAGTTAAAGCTGCAAAAGCAGATTCCCTGGAACAAAATTAAATTCTCCAGCAGTATCCGTTACGGTAAATCTTTTGTTTATTGCGGCCTTTATAATCTTGCCGGCGATACTTTTATTCAGGCCGATAAATGGGTGCCATCCCCTAAATATCGTTGGTTGGGACGGCTACTAAAACTAGTGCCGAACGCCTTATTGCGCCTGGGCCAGCAAAGCCGACGCCTGTTAACTCGATAA
- a CDS encoding VF530 family DNA-binding protein, giving the protein MYTQEEYENNPLHGTSLEQVLTELVEHYGWDILAAYLNLNCFKNNPSIKASLKFLKKTEWAQHKVESFYLYQYKNLPRADDAMFELPPRDRIVPMHQKPKEPRELSLEDAEKLRVKRAQAARERDDRGKFNNRDNKRRSGSSNRSENKKQKSEDSGSFDPYANFKNK; this is encoded by the coding sequence ATGTATACCCAGGAAGAATACGAAAACAACCCATTGCATGGCACCAGCCTGGAGCAGGTTTTAACCGAATTGGTTGAGCATTATGGTTGGGATATCTTAGCGGCATATTTAAACCTCAACTGCTTTAAAAACAACCCAAGTATCAAGGCCAGTTTAAAGTTTTTGAAAAAAACCGAATGGGCACAACATAAAGTAGAAAGCTTTTACTTATACCAGTATAAAAACCTGCCCCGTGCTGACGATGCCATGTTTGAATTACCTCCTCGTGATCGCATTGTCCCGATGCATCAAAAGCCTAAAGAACCCAGAGAACTAAGTCTTGAAGATGCAGAAAAATTACGAGTAAAGCGTGCCCAGGCTGCTCGTGAGCGGGATGACCGTGGTAAGTTTAATAACCGTGATAATAAACGCCGTTCAGGCAGTTCCAATCGTTCTGAAAACAAAAAACAAAAATCTGAAGACTCAGGTTCTTTTGACCCCTATGCAAATTTCAAAAACAAATAG
- a CDS encoding cation:proton antiporter, with protein MDNMIPDLLILGLIGLLGFLCQWLAWRVSLPAILFLLLTGILIGPTFELLDVNELFGDLLFPFISLSVAIILFEGSLTLKLQELRDIGKSVRNMVSYGALINATITTVATHYVIGLSWSLSALFGAIMVVTGPTVIMPMLRSVKPNARISKALRWEGIVIDPLGALLAVLVFEWIVAQQTSASLTHVALIFTQTILLGIVLGVICGHCFGLLLRKHWIPDYLQNYAAIAFVGSAFALSNTLMHESGLLTVTIMGIWLSNMKDVHIRDILNFKESLTIILVSALFIILAARINFDTLLQLGWGAVIILLVMQFIARPLKVFVSTVGSGFSLPERTLLAWIGPRGIIAAAVSAVFALRLEELQLENAELIVPLAFSVIIGTVVIQSATARTFARFLKVSEPDTEGYLIIGANPVAISIATALENAGVKTLLCDTQWENISEARMNGLTTYYGNPLSQHADIYMELSGLGGMLGLSPYHSQNTAAALRFKEDFGIRQVFTLASAEDEKRNAKHRASGFYKGQVLFAENIGYRDLSRMIRGEYQIKTTQLTQTYQYSDWLDTHDPEHSILLFALDEQKKIHFVTVGSSLSPEAGWSLFTLKAINQDEK; from the coding sequence ATGGACAATATGATTCCTGACTTACTCATATTAGGTTTGATAGGGTTACTCGGTTTTCTTTGTCAATGGCTAGCATGGCGGGTGAGTTTACCCGCCATATTATTTCTATTGCTCACTGGCATACTCATTGGTCCGACTTTCGAGCTATTGGATGTTAACGAATTGTTCGGTGACCTGTTATTTCCATTTATCTCATTGAGTGTTGCCATAATCCTTTTTGAGGGAAGCCTGACATTAAAGTTGCAAGAACTAAGAGATATCGGCAAAAGCGTGAGGAATATGGTTTCCTACGGCGCTCTTATCAATGCCACGATTACTACAGTAGCAACCCATTACGTGATAGGGCTCAGCTGGTCTTTGTCTGCGTTGTTTGGCGCCATTATGGTGGTTACCGGCCCTACGGTGATCATGCCGATGCTTCGCTCGGTCAAACCGAACGCCAGAATAAGTAAAGCATTACGCTGGGAAGGTATTGTTATTGATCCACTCGGCGCTTTACTGGCGGTTCTGGTATTTGAATGGATCGTTGCTCAACAAACCAGTGCTAGCCTGACTCACGTCGCACTGATATTTACTCAAACCATCTTACTTGGGATTGTATTGGGCGTCATTTGTGGGCATTGCTTTGGATTACTGTTAAGGAAGCACTGGATCCCAGACTATCTGCAAAATTATGCGGCTATCGCCTTTGTCGGTTCCGCATTCGCACTATCAAATACGTTAATGCATGAGTCTGGCTTACTTACGGTTACCATCATGGGGATATGGCTTTCGAACATGAAAGACGTGCACATTCGCGATATCCTCAACTTCAAAGAATCATTAACCATTATTCTTGTATCGGCATTATTCATCATTCTTGCTGCTCGCATAAATTTTGACACACTTTTGCAACTCGGCTGGGGTGCGGTAATTATCTTACTGGTGATGCAATTTATCGCTCGGCCGCTGAAAGTATTTGTCTCTACAGTCGGTTCGGGATTTAGCCTACCTGAAAGAACGTTACTCGCCTGGATTGGGCCTCGCGGCATTATAGCCGCGGCGGTATCCGCAGTTTTTGCATTGCGCCTGGAAGAGCTGCAGCTTGAAAATGCTGAACTGATTGTCCCTCTCGCGTTCAGCGTGATCATCGGAACTGTGGTTATACAAAGCGCGACAGCAAGAACGTTTGCCAGATTTTTAAAAGTTAGCGAGCCAGATACAGAAGGCTACCTGATTATCGGCGCCAATCCGGTTGCCATTTCCATTGCCACAGCACTAGAAAATGCCGGGGTAAAAACCCTACTTTGCGATACCCAATGGGAAAATATTTCTGAGGCAAGAATGAATGGTTTAACCACCTATTATGGAAACCCTCTTTCTCAGCATGCTGATATTTATATGGAGCTGTCAGGCCTCGGTGGTATGCTTGGCCTCTCTCCCTATCATAGTCAGAATACTGCTGCGGCCTTAAGATTCAAAGAAGACTTTGGTATCCGACAAGTATTTACTCTCGCATCCGCAGAAGATGAAAAACGAAATGCGAAGCATCGAGCCAGTGGCTTCTACAAAGGTCAGGTATTGTTCGCAGAAAACATTGGATATCGTGATTTAAGTCGAATGATTCGAGGAGAATATCAAATTAAAACCACGCAATTGACTCAGACTTACCAATATTCGGATTGGCTAGATACCCACGACCCAGAGCACTCTATTCTTCTTTTTGCATTAGATGAGCAGAAGAAAATACACTTTGTCACCGTAGGCTCTTCTCTTTCTCCTGAAGCAGGCTGGTCGCTGTTCACGTTGAAAGCTATCAATCAGGATGAGAAATGA
- a CDS encoding SLC13 family permease — protein MPILNAHSIAILILIVIALVLFAQDRIRLETSSLFILILLVLGFQIYPYNMATGQVFSPTQFFMGFGHEALLTICALMMLGRGIEISGALKPLTSLMAKYWGKYPALSLALTLVVGALLSGFLNNTPIVVMLLPVLIGVALSNKTSPSKILMPVGLATLIGGTATTIGTSTNLLIVSVAEDLGAHEFTMFDFALPVLLVGGIGLLYLVFIAPKILPVRDVPLQHKESRVFKASMMISNESLLHEKTLGEALQSTDYKMQVSRIVRGDNQLIKLPTITLREGDGLIISGTAEQLLDYSQQFKADLYSLNDKTHPITRDNPFDDDDQVLAEILVTEGSLLANKTLNETRFSSLHELVVLALHRLNKPQQLDSSISEVELHRGDILLVQGREDNLQKLKENTRLLVLDNTINVPASNKAPIAIFIMVAVIAIAALQLLPISISALCGVGVMLMTRCLNWREISHALNPSIIMIIVVSLALGKAMQITGADQYLGHQFIEVMHGSPPFVILGALIFLMSFLTNVVSNTAAAVIGTPVAINIAYELGVPSEAFILAVLFGVNMSYATPIGYQTNLLIFSAGGYKFSDFLKVGIPLTIIMGLGFTLFLSLYYHV, from the coding sequence ATGCCCATTTTAAATGCTCATAGTATTGCCATTCTGATATTAATTGTCATTGCCCTCGTTTTGTTTGCTCAGGACCGAATCCGCCTTGAAACATCAAGCCTGTTTATTCTTATTCTGCTTGTTCTCGGCTTTCAGATTTACCCTTACAACATGGCAACAGGACAAGTCTTCAGTCCAACACAATTTTTTATGGGGTTTGGTCATGAAGCCTTATTGACGATTTGTGCTCTGATGATGCTGGGGCGGGGAATTGAAATTAGCGGTGCATTAAAACCTTTAACCTCGTTAATGGCGAAATACTGGGGAAAATATCCAGCTTTGAGCCTGGCATTGACCCTAGTTGTTGGCGCATTGCTTAGCGGTTTTCTTAATAATACACCGATTGTTGTCATGTTGCTTCCAGTGCTAATTGGTGTTGCCCTAAGCAACAAAACCTCTCCCTCAAAAATATTAATGCCCGTCGGCCTGGCAACCTTAATAGGTGGCACCGCCACGACCATAGGAACCTCCACCAACCTGTTGATTGTCTCCGTTGCTGAGGACTTGGGAGCGCATGAATTTACCATGTTCGATTTCGCCCTGCCGGTATTACTCGTTGGCGGTATTGGTTTGTTGTATCTGGTATTTATTGCCCCAAAGATCTTACCGGTTCGCGATGTCCCGCTTCAGCATAAAGAAAGCCGAGTATTTAAAGCATCAATGATGATATCCAACGAAAGTCTGCTTCATGAAAAAACCTTAGGGGAAGCGTTGCAAAGCACCGACTACAAAATGCAAGTATCGAGAATTGTTCGAGGTGACAATCAACTCATTAAGTTACCAACCATCACCCTAAGGGAAGGTGACGGCTTAATCATAAGCGGAACCGCTGAGCAACTGCTTGATTACAGCCAGCAATTTAAGGCAGATTTGTACAGTCTCAATGATAAAACACACCCGATAACCCGAGACAATCCTTTTGATGATGACGACCAGGTTTTAGCTGAAATTCTGGTAACTGAAGGCTCTTTATTGGCTAATAAGACTCTAAATGAGACAAGGTTTTCAAGCCTTCATGAATTGGTAGTATTGGCGCTGCATCGATTGAATAAACCCCAACAACTCGATAGTTCAATTAGCGAGGTTGAATTGCATCGAGGTGACATTCTTCTGGTTCAGGGGCGCGAAGATAACCTGCAGAAGCTCAAAGAAAACACTCGCTTACTGGTATTAGATAACACCATCAATGTCCCAGCCTCTAACAAGGCACCTATTGCCATTTTCATCATGGTCGCGGTAATCGCAATCGCCGCCCTGCAATTATTACCAATATCGATCAGTGCCCTTTGCGGGGTAGGAGTCATGTTAATGACTCGTTGCTTAAACTGGCGCGAAATCAGCCATGCGTTAAACCCATCGATTATCATGATCATTGTTGTTTCTTTAGCTTTGGGTAAAGCCATGCAAATCACCGGTGCTGACCAATATCTAGGTCATCAATTTATCGAAGTCATGCATGGTTCTCCACCCTTTGTCATCCTCGGAGCATTAATATTTTTAATGTCATTTCTGACCAATGTAGTGTCAAATACCGCGGCGGCGGTGATTGGTACACCAGTTGCCATCAATATCGCATATGAGCTTGGCGTGCCCTCAGAAGCGTTTATTCTGGCCGTATTGTTTGGCGTTAATATGAGCTATGCGACGCCAATCGGTTATCAGACAAATCTATTAATTTTTAGTGCTGGTGGTTATAAATTTTCCGATTTTCTTAAGGTCGGGATCCCATTAACCATCATTATGGGATTAGGTTTCACGTTATTTTTATCCCTTTATTATCACGTGTAA
- a CDS encoding MgtC/SapB family protein: MLNFDIDWPIIIDHSFSLGMAFLLALPIAINRETETRSAGLRTFPIVSVSACGFILIASHVFSDVNAQARVIQGVITGIGFIGGGAILKSDAQVTGLATAASIWTTGAIGIAVAWHRYEIAIVLSLVTFLTLRLGTTAKKAIPQEDDNSQSNK; this comes from the coding sequence ATGTTGAATTTTGATATCGACTGGCCAATCATCATAGACCACAGTTTCAGTCTGGGCATGGCATTTTTATTAGCTCTACCGATTGCAATTAACCGCGAAACCGAAACTCGAAGTGCAGGACTTAGGACGTTCCCCATCGTCAGCGTATCTGCTTGCGGTTTTATTCTCATTGCTTCTCACGTATTCAGCGATGTAAATGCTCAGGCACGGGTAATACAGGGTGTTATCACCGGGATAGGCTTTATCGGTGGCGGGGCAATTTTAAAAAGTGACGCACAGGTAACGGGACTGGCAACAGCTGCTAGCATATGGACAACAGGAGCGATCGGCATTGCTGTCGCCTGGCATCGATATGAGATAGCAATTGTGTTATCACTTGTCACGTTTCTAACATTGCGACTTGGCACTACAGCCAAAAAAGCAATCCCGCAAGAAGATGATAACTCGCAATCAAATAAATGA
- a CDS encoding ABC transporter ATP-binding protein/permease, which produces MSSRPVVENASAEPEQQKQKVSKRLSILFELVQFVRPYSGRLIAAMVALIFTAGVMLSVGQGVRMLIDQGFAQQSMAELQSAVLFILGITVLIAIGTFTRFYLVSWLGERVSADIRRAVFNHVITLHPSYFETSGSGDIMSRITTDTTLLQSIIGSSFSMALRSALMCVGAMIMLFATNIKLTLVVLASVPFVLVPILFYGRKVRKLSRKSQDSMADVGSYAGEAIEHIKTVQSYTREEQEKNAFSEEVEKAFDIGRRRVTQRATLIAGVIVIVFGAISGMLWVGGSDVISGKMSGGDLGAFVFYAILVASSLATISEVIGELQRAAGATERLIEILKVDNHILPPQDSLVDAAPLKPVVTFDDVSFNYPSRPDQSAISELTLTAEQGKVLALVGPSGAGKTTIFELLQRFYDPQHGSISLDDVDIRNLDPKALRAKMALVPQQPALFSSDVMHNIRYGRPDATDEEVMEAAKKAHAHEFIIKLPEGYQSFLGERGVRLSGGQRQRIAIARAILKDPDILLLDEATSALDSESEHHVQQALEQLMQNRTTLIIAHRLSTILHADKIAVMDNGAVVDSGNHQSLMQSCALYQRLVRLQFRASHEK; this is translated from the coding sequence ATGTCATCACGACCCGTCGTCGAAAATGCCTCAGCAGAGCCTGAACAACAAAAACAAAAAGTCAGTAAACGCTTAAGCATTTTGTTTGAATTGGTACAATTTGTACGTCCCTATAGCGGACGCTTGATTGCCGCAATGGTAGCATTAATCTTTACCGCCGGGGTGATGCTGTCGGTGGGACAAGGAGTGCGCATGCTTATCGACCAGGGATTTGCGCAGCAATCGATGGCCGAGTTGCAATCTGCGGTATTATTTATTCTCGGTATCACAGTGTTAATTGCCATCGGTACATTTACCCGGTTTTATCTGGTGTCCTGGCTCGGCGAACGGGTTAGTGCCGACATCCGCCGAGCGGTTTTTAATCACGTTATCACCTTACACCCGAGTTATTTTGAAACCAGTGGCAGTGGCGATATTATGTCGCGGATCACCACAGATACCACCTTATTGCAGAGCATTATTGGCTCTTCGTTTTCGATGGCATTGCGCAGTGCTTTGATGTGTGTTGGCGCAATGATTATGTTGTTCGCCACCAATATTAAATTAACTCTGGTGGTGCTGGCTTCGGTACCTTTTGTGCTGGTGCCTATTCTGTTTTATGGGCGCAAAGTCAGGAAACTTTCGAGAAAGAGTCAGGATTCCATGGCGGATGTCGGTAGCTATGCCGGGGAAGCGATTGAACATATTAAAACCGTACAGAGTTATACCCGCGAGGAGCAGGAAAAAAATGCATTCTCCGAAGAGGTAGAAAAGGCATTTGATATCGGTCGCCGCCGGGTAACGCAGCGGGCAACCTTGATTGCCGGCGTTATCGTTATTGTGTTTGGCGCTATCAGTGGCATGCTTTGGGTTGGTGGCAGTGATGTCATTTCCGGTAAAATGAGCGGTGGCGATCTCGGTGCCTTTGTTTTTTACGCGATTTTGGTCGCATCGAGTCTGGCAACGATTTCGGAAGTTATTGGTGAGTTGCAAAGAGCGGCGGGTGCCACGGAGCGATTAATTGAAATCTTAAAAGTCGATAATCACATTTTGCCACCCCAGGATTCACTGGTTGATGCTGCGCCATTAAAACCGGTTGTTACCTTTGATGATGTGTCTTTTAACTACCCATCGCGACCAGACCAATCGGCGATAAGCGAATTAACGCTAACTGCTGAGCAAGGTAAAGTGCTTGCCCTTGTTGGTCCGTCAGGGGCGGGTAAAACGACTATTTTTGAATTGCTGCAACGTTTTTACGATCCTCAGCATGGCAGTATCAGCCTTGATGATGTTGATATCCGTAATCTGGATCCTAAAGCCCTGCGTGCAAAAATGGCTTTAGTGCCGCAACAACCGGCATTATTTAGCTCAGATGTGATGCATAACATTCGTTACGGTCGCCCTGATGCCACTGACGAAGAAGTTATGGAAGCTGCGAAAAAGGCACATGCCCATGAGTTTATTATCAAGCTACCCGAAGGCTATCAGAGTTTTCTTGGTGAGCGAGGTGTGCGTCTGTCTGGTGGCCAGAGACAACGCATAGCGATTGCCAGAGCAATTTTAAAAGACCCTGATATCTTGTTGCTGGATGAAGCGACCAGTGCATTAGATAGTGAAAGTGAGCATCATGTACAACAGGCTTTAGAACAGCTGATGCAGAATCGAACCACGCTTATCATTGCCCATCGCCTTTCAACGATTCTACATGCCGATAAAATTGCGGTAATGGATAATGGCGCTGTGGTAGATAGTGGTAATCATCAATCTTTGATGCAATCCTGTGCGCTTTATCAGCGGTTAGTTCGTCTTCAGTTTCGCGCTAGTCATGAAAAGTAG